CGAAGCCGACGCGATGGATCGATTCCCCGTTCCCGATTTCGAGGACCTGCCGGAGGATCTTCGGGAACGAATCGCCGAGGAAACCGAACGCGCCGGCTTTACCCCGAACGTGTTCTCGGCGCTGTCGTACAAGCCCTCGCACTTCCGGGCGTTCTTCGAGTACCACGACGCCCTCGTCGAAGACACCGCCCTCGAGCGCGAGGAGATCGAGATGATCGTCGTCGCGGTGTCGGGCGTCAACCACTGCTACTACTGCAACGTGGCCCACGGCGCGCTCGTGCGGATTTACGCCGACGATCCGCTGCTGGCAGACCAGCTGGTCGCCAACTACCGGACGGCGGACATCAACGACGCCCACCGGACGATGCTCGATGTCGCCGTGAAACTCACCGAACGGCCGACCGAGGTCGAGGATGAGGACCTCGAGGCGCTGCGCGAGGCCGGCTTCAGCGAGGAGGCACTCTGGGACATCGCCTCCGTCACCGCGTTCTACAACCTGAGCAACCGGCTGGCGATGTTCGCCGGCATGCGGCCGAACGACGAGTTCCATACGCTAGGTCGCGACTGACGAACGCGAGAGGCTCAAACGCGCGTTTCACCCTTCTGAAAGGACTTACCCGATCGCCCGCTGGATCGACCATGGATGAGAATCGACGGACGCTTCTCGCTTCGGCGGCCGCGAGCGCCGTTGCCGGCGGGTGTCTCGATACGGTTTCGAGAGAATCCGGCAGCCCCGAAGCGGGGTCGGACGATGACAACGTCGAGTACGCTGAGTGTGTCGCGCCGTTCGTCGATTACGACGAACTTCCCGACGATCTCGCGGCCGAGGTCGACGCCGCGTTCGAAGACGGCGCGTACGAAACCGACGGCGGGCTCCCGTACGATCAGGCCGTGAACGACAGCACGCCCCTCTGGAAGGACGGCGATTCGTACGAACACGAGGTCGAGCGCGACGGCGAGAGGCACCGACTCTCGTTCGAACGACAGACGGCGTTCTCCTCGCCGCGAGACGTCTCCATTTCGAACGATACCGACGAATCGATCACGGTGACGGTGACGGTCGCAGACGGCACGGAGGGCGAACTCCTCGTCGACGAGGTTGCGCCTGTCGAGCCCGACGATCGAGAACGCCTTTCCACAGTGAAGGCGTTCGGCGACTACGACGTCGAGATCGAACTCGAGGACGGACGGCGGGAAACGAAGTCGTGGGAGGTTTCGCCGCCCAGACACGAAGTAGCGGACGGACTCTTCGTACGGATCACCGACGACGAAATCTCGATTTCGCCCGAGATAATGGTCTACGACTACGAACCCTGCTCGTCGCAGTGGACTCGCTCGCCGTGATGGGCGCAGCGCTCTGCGGGCAATAGAGTGCTCGAGAAGGGGGGCTGAAAGACGGAGTCGTCCGTCAGTCGTCGCTCGCGGCGAACCCGGCCGACTCGGCGTCGGCGGGCGTCTCGGGCGTCCCCGGCAGTTCGCTGCGAACGTCGTCGCTGCCCTGCTCGGTGATCGCTTGGTGGTACGCCTCGGGCATCACCTTCACG
This DNA window, taken from Natronococcus sp. CG52, encodes the following:
- a CDS encoding peroxidase-related enzyme (This protein belongs to a clade of uncharacterized proteins related to peroxidases such as the alkylhydroperoxidase AhpD.); protein product: MSDSGPDPELEADAMDRFPVPDFEDLPEDLRERIAEETERAGFTPNVFSALSYKPSHFRAFFEYHDALVEDTALEREEIEMIVVAVSGVNHCYYCNVAHGALVRIYADDPLLADQLVANYRTADINDAHRTMLDVAVKLTERPTEVEDEDLEALREAGFSEEALWDIASVTAFYNLSNRLAMFAGMRPNDEFHTLGRD